The Kwoniella dendrophila CBS 6074 chromosome 1, complete sequence genome contains a region encoding:
- a CDS encoding transaldolase yields the protein MTNALDALKATGTVVVSDTGDFGSIDAFKPQDATTNPSLILAATKLEKYAKLIDPAVEYAKKKGGELEVQAENALDRLLVEFGSEILKIIPGRVSTEVDAKFSFDTQATINKAHQIIDLYKEQGINKDRVLIKIASTYEGIQAAKKLEQEGIHCNLTLLFGFGQAVACAEAGVTLISPFVGRILDWYKKQTPDENYTGETDPGVKSVQKIFNYYKQHGYKTIVMGASFRNIGEITALAGCDYLTIAPKLLEELAKSDAEVPKKLDAKDASSAPIEKVSYLDDEAKFRWALFEDQMAFEKLHEGIRGFAKDGQTLKDLIKAKLQ from the exons ATGACCAACGCTCTTGACGCCCTTAAAGC CACCGGTACCGTCGTTGTATCTGATACTGGAGATTTCGGATCAATTGATGCTTTCAAACCTCAAGATGCTACCACCAACCCTTCCCTCAT TCTCGCCGCTACCAAACTCGAGAAATACGCTAAACTCATTGACCCAGCTGTAGAATACGCTAAGAAGAAGGGAGG TGAACTTGAAGTTCAAGCTGAAAACGCTCTTGACCGACTCTTAGTAGAATTCGGTTCAGAAATCCTCAAAATCATTCCAGGTAGAGTATCAACCGAAGTTGATGCTAAATTCTCATTCGACACCC AGGCCACCATTAACAAAGCTCACCAAATTATTGACCTTTACAAAGAGCAAGGTATCAACAAAGACCGAGTTTTGATCAAG ATTGCCTCCACCTACGAAGGTATTCAAGCCGCTAAGAAACTTGAACAAGAGGGTATCCA CTGTAACCTTACCCTTCTTTTCGGTTTCGGTCAAGCCGTCGCCTGTGCTGAAGCTGGTGTCACCCTTATCTCCCCATTCGTCGGTCGA ATCCTCGATTGGTACAAGAAACAAACCCCAGACGAAAACTACACAGGTGAAACCGATCCAGGAGTCAAATCAGTACAAAAAATTTTCAA CTACTACAAACAACACGGTTACAAAACCATTGTTATGGGTGCATCATTTAGAAACATTGGTGAAATCACTGCTCTTGCCGGTTGTGATTACTTAACCATTGCTCCTAAACTCTTAGAAGAATTAGCCAAATCTGATGCTGAAGTACCAAAGAAACTTGATGCCAAAGATGCTAGTTCAGCACCAATCGAAAAAGTCTCATaccttgatgatgaagctaaattCAGATGGGCTCTTTTCGAAGATCAAATGGCTTTCGAAAAACTTCACGAAGGTATTAGAGGTTTCGCTAAAGATGGTCAAACCCTTAAAGACTTAATCAAAGCTAAACTTCAATAA